One Phoenix dactylifera cultivar Barhee BC4 unplaced genomic scaffold, palm_55x_up_171113_PBpolish2nd_filt_p 001383F, whole genome shotgun sequence genomic window carries:
- the LOC120108533 gene encoding serine/threonine-protein phosphatase PP-X isozyme 2-like yields the protein MDLISIFANHHSTGHLSEIYENARLLASKSSLMGFLILLGIGGMMSLAVRSKTVNTVRCEVIDGGELKSRRHLNAFESAPANFPESVQVRYPDRITLIRGNHESRQITQVYGFYDECLRKYGSVNVWRYCTEIFDFLSLSALIENKIFSVHGGLSPAISTLDQIRTIDRKQEVPHDGAMCDLLWSDPEDVVDGWGLSPRGAGFLFGGNVVTSFNHTNNIDYICRAANEK from the exons ATGGACTTGATCTCAATTTTTGCAAATCATCACAGCACAGGACACCTGTCTGAGATATATGAAAATGCTAGATTGCTTGCTTCTAAATCAAGTTTAATGGGTTTCCTTATTCTTCTTGGTATAGGAGGGATGATGTCTCTGGCTGTGAGATCAAAAACTGTCAACACAGTCAGGTGTGAAGTAATTGATGGTGGAGAATTAAAATCAAGGCGCCATTTGAAT GCTTTTGAATCAGCTCCAGCCAATTTTCCCGAATCTGTGCAGGTTAGGTATCCAGACCGTATAACTCTCATCCGAGGAAATCATGAGAGCCGGCAGATCACACAG GTTTATGGATTCTATGATGAGTGTCTCCGCAAATATGGGTCAGTAAATGTATGGAGATATTGCACAGAAATATTTGACTTCTTAAG TCTATCAGCACTCATCGAGAACAAAATTTTTAGTGTCCATGGGGGGCTATCTCCTGCCATTTCGACATTAGATCAG ATTAGAACAATAGACCGGAAGCAGGAAGTGCCTCATGATGGGGCTATGTGTGATCTTCTGTGGTCAGATCCAGAAGATGTTGTTGATGGTTGGGGTTTGAGTCCTCGGGGTGCTGGCTTCCTGTTTGGTGGAAATGTGGTTACATCCTTTAACCACACAAACAATATTGATTACATATGTCGGGCAGCAAATGAAAAG